Proteins from a genomic interval of Aspergillus flavus chromosome 7, complete sequence:
- a CDS encoding putative beta-galactosidase: MLAGEYAPSRDPVPSVWLDAVEKVGLLGWLQRVKDILRTTAPNLLSAIDNYMSHVYKIIADAQITNGGLVILLQAENEYSMFEGEALGLDRQYMQYFIDKARDAGIVVPITSNDANNNGYNAPGTGLGVIDIYGYDQYPIGLSLYSIGGGTNWVNLGYPDFYASYDLGAIIAEEGTVTREKYSEAKSQGQFFKVALATTLHGLSNQIQPRCYHPAYEYVHSPYTSAKHPMELKQAPTKVTFQALFHDIHVYR; the protein is encoded by the exons ATGCTCGCGGGAGAGTATGCTCCATCTCGTGATCCTGTTCCTAGTGTGTGGCTAGACGCCGTTGAGAAAGTCGGTCTCCTTGGGTGGTTGCAGAGAGTAAAGGACATTTTGCGCACTACTGCTCCTAACCTTTTGTCTGCCATTGATAACTACATGTCTCACGTGTATAAGATCATTGCCGACGCACAAATAACAAACGGCGGGCTTGTGATACTTCTGCAGGCCGAGAATGAGTACTCCATGTTCGAGGGAGAGGCATTGGGTCTAGATAGACAGTACATGCAATACTTCATCGATAAAGCTCGCGATGCTGGTATCGTCGTCCCTATAACTAGTAACGACGCCAACAACAACGGTTACAATGCTCCGGGAACTGGCTTGGGCGTCATCGATATCTACGGTTATGACCAATACCCCATCGGA CTTAGCCTCTACTCCATCGGAGGTGGCACGAACTGGGTAAACCTAGGATACCCAGACTTTTATGCTAGCTACGACCTTGGAGCTATAATTGCTGAGGAAGGCACTGTCACCCGCGAGAAGTATTCCGAAGCCAAATCGCAAGGCCAATTCTTCAAGGTGGCACTAGCTACTACCCTTCACGGCCTGTCAAATCAGATTCAACCACGGTGTTACCACCCAGCCTATGAATATGTCCACTCGCCGTATACCTCAGCCAAGCACCCGATGGAATTGAAACAAGCTCCTACAAAGGTGACGTTTCAAGCTTTATTCCATGACATACATGTCTATCGATGA
- a CDS encoding putative transporter, producing MLPFKTLFSAIFLAVGGFLFGYDSGIITSTISLPTFQEYFTNPSDTVTGGIVSAFQGGAILGTIVNMVWADWLGRKRTILTGSVISCLGCALQAGSVNMAMLIIGRFIAGMAVGMLTATIPMYAAELSEPKWRATLSGLLQWMLSWGFLVAQWLGYGCSFSSSEFAWRFPLAFQNIPGLILITGIWFLDESPRWLMEKDRHDEAKVVLTRLRGNSSPDLIELEFREIRDVIEADRAAGNTTWKTIVTKPSWRRRLILGCGVQAFGPLSGINVINYYGPRIYQILGIDNNQTSLMIIGISGALSIVYCTICLYLVDKVGRVKPLIVSAAFLGASLLVNAVQAQYMNPNNPHQLRSMVAMNFVFSLFYTPLGIISWVYPAEIFPVEVRALGNALTTFTNWTVNLIFAQFTPGALSSVGFKYFYLFFALNLIAMLCYYFFYPETKGRTLEQIDELFGDQLVPHALEDPEGAQAAMEKEAQVAHVEN from the exons ATGTTGCCTTTCAAGACCCTATTCTCCGCCATTTTCTTGGCTGTAGGAG GTTTTCTCTTCGGCTATGATAGCGGTATAATTACCTCCACGATCTCGCTACCCACATTCCAAGAGTACTTCACCAACCCCAGTGACACCGTCACTGGTGGTATTGTTTCAGCATTCCAGGGAGGCGCTATTCTCGGTACAATAGTGAACATGGTCTGGGCTGATTGGTTAGGTCGAAAGCGAACAATCCTGACAGGTTCCGTTATCTCCTGTCTCGGCTGCGCATTACAAGCTGGTTCCGTGAATATGGCGATGCTTATTATTGGCCGCTTCATTGCTGGAATGGCCGTGGGAATGCTCACAGCTACGATCCCTATGTACGCGGCTGAGTTATCTGAGCCAAAATGGCGTGCTACTCTTTCTGGGTTGCTTCAATGGATGTTGAGCTGGGGCTTTCTTGTTGCTCAGTGGCTTGGATACGGTtgctccttctcctcttcagaATTTGCAT GGAGATTCCCTCTTGCCTTTCAGAATATACCCGGTCTAATTCTAATTACCGGCATTTGGTTCCTCGACGAGTCACCTCGTTggctgatggagaaggaCAGACATGACGAAGCCAAGGTGGTCCTTACACGGCTTCGAGGAAATTCCTCCCCTGACCTGATAGAGCTGGAATTCCGCGAGATTCGAGACGTCATCGAGGCCGACCGTGCTGCTGGAAATACCACTTGGAAGACAATTGTGACGAAACCATCCTGGCGCCGCAGGCTGATTCTTGGTTGTGGTGTGCAGGCATTTGGACCTCTCTCCGGCATTAATGTCATTAATTA TTACGGTCCCCGGATTTACCAGATCTTGGGCATCGACAACAATCAGACTTCCCTCATGATCATTGGGATCAGTGGAGCGCTTTCCATCGTGTACTGCACCATCTGTCTCTACCTCGTGGACAAGGTTGGACGTGTTAAGCCGCTGATTGTTTCTGCTGCATTTCTCGGGGCGTCTTTGCTCGTCAACGCCGTCCAAGCCCAATACATGAACCCCAATAACCCACATCAGCTGCGGTCAATGGTCGCCATGAATTTCGTATTTAGTCTCTTCTACACTCCCTTGGGCATCATTTCCTGG GTCTACCCTGCAGAAATCTTCCCCGTTGAGGTCCGCGCGCTCGGCAATGCCCTCACCACATTCACTAATTGGACGGTCAACTTAATCTTCGCACAGTTCACACCAGGCGCTCTGTCCTCGGTAGGGTTCAAGTACTTTTACCTGTTCTTCGCGCTGAATCTCATCGCGATGCTCTGCTACTACTTCTTCTATCCAGAGACCAAAGGGCGCACTCTGGAGCAGATCGATGAACTGTTCGGCGACCAGCTCGTACCACACGCCCTGGAAGATCCGGAAGGTGCACAAGCAGCCATGGAAAAGGAGGCACAGGTGGCCCATGTGGAGAACTGA
- a CDS encoding H+/oligopeptide symporter, which translates to MSTGDDIEGQKVATSNESKGDPQQFQTVVSAHDEEDLLPVVDDVSFPVWLIAFVGAAERFAWYGPTTPLHESFSKNYIQHSPSSKIPGVLGLREAMATNIVNAMMAAGYLATIPAAVMADMWLGRYRTILVSALLQLCGSVILFGTSFPRAVQAGAAEGGLATAIVLISPGSGGVRSSIASFIGMSQWKHQLPGVDNLFELTGHSQGTKERKKAHHRSRAYNSIYLQCVLLVFRSRASFRHLALLTPRARMVNVGGLSALMTTILEKYVGYWVAYLVPLCMMALSVVPLLAWRHTLVQRPPSGSVLPQASRAMMDEAKPEKQQEKHHRQVPWTDTFIDELKSGLLACRVFLLFPVHWLCLNQTFNNLISQAGQMVNSGVPNDTIKSPNPIASIILTPVASKGFDSGPWPGLPWDSYFSPSLWFTPRSCRNYQIMARFPIKSPSPKKMKSMVQSVGMATAGVGACLAMAFTPITKDPHLVIMYSSLAGVMAVTTVLFGAFFGKHDREKTLLL; encoded by the exons ATGAGCACAGGAGACGATATCGAAGGACAGAAAGTGGCCACATCCAATGAAAGTAAAGGGGATCCACAGCAGTTTCAAACGGTAGTAAGTGCgcatgacgaagaagatttACTTCCTGTGGTAGACGACGTATCCTTCCCAGTATGGTTGATCGCGTTCGTGGGAGCTGCCGAGCGTTTCGCCTGGTATGGGCCGACCACCCCTTTGCACGAGTCTTTCT CAAAGAATTACATCCAGCATTCTCCTTCCAGCAAGATTCCCGGCGTACTGGGCCTGCGCGAAGCGATGGCAACCAATATTGTGAACGCGATGATGGCTGCCGGTTATCTCGCAACGATCCCAGCAGCAGTCATGGCTGATATGTGGTTGGGTCGCTATAGAACTATTCTGGTCTCTGCTCT CCTCCAACTCTGCGGCTCTGTGATTTTGTTCGGGACCTCCTTTCCTCGCGCCGTTCAAGCCGGTGCCGCAGAAGGTGGATTAGCCACCGCTATCGTGCTCATCTCTCCAGGCTCAGGAGGCGTGCGATCCTCCATCGCTTCATTTATCGGTATGTCACAATGGAAGCACCAGTTGCCTGGAGTTGACAACCTCTTCGAGCTGACCGGCCATA GTCAAGGTACTAAAGAACGGAAAAAAGCTCATCACAGATCGAGAGCTTACAATTCAATATATCTACAATGTGTACTACTGGTATTTCGTTCTCGTGCCTCGTTTCGACATCTAGCACTGTTGACACCTCGGGCTAGGATGGTGAATGTGGGTGGACTGTCGGCCCTGATGACCACAATTCTTGAGAAGTATGTTGGATACTGGGTCGCGTACCTGGTGCCCTTGTGCATGATGGCTCTATCGGTTGTGCCATTGCTGGCGTGGCGACATACGCTGG TCCAACGCCCACCAAGTGGCTCTGTGCTGCCACAAGCCAGTAGAGCAATG ATGGACGAGGCCAAGCCagaaaaacaacaagagaagCACCACCGACAGGTGCCCTGGACCGATACATTCATTGACGAGTTGAAGAGTGGATTACTCGCATGTCGGGTTTT TCTCCTCTTTCCCGTTCATTGGTTGTGCCTGAATCAAACCTTCAATAACCTCATTTCCCAGGCCGGACAGATGGTTAATTCCGGAGTTCCGAACGACACCATCAAGTCACCCAACCCTATTGCCAGCATTATCCTGACTCCAGTGGCCTCAAAGG GATTCGATTCGGGCCCATGGCCCGGATTGCCATGGGATTCCTATTTCTCACCCTCGCTATGGTTTACACCGCGATCCTGCAGAAATTA TCAGATCATGGCCAGATTCCCAATCAAATCTCCAT CcccaaagaagatgaaatCGATGGTTCAATCGGTGGGGATGGCCACCGCTGGAGTTGGAGCTTGCCTGGCCATGGCTTTTACGCCAATAACCAAGGACCCTCATCTGGTTATCATGTATTCGTCATTGGCGGGCGTCATGGCCGTGACAACGGTTTTGTTCGGGGCATTCTTTGGAAAGCACGATAGGGAGAAGACCCTCCTTCTATGA